CAAAAGTGTCTCTTCTTTAAAGATTCAATTTGATGAACGGAACAACATCTCTCAATGCTTATTTATATTTCGGTTCCACATGCTAGGCCAAAGCATTTAAAATTTTCACGAtgctatggccccgttcgcttggaggaattctagATAAATCTAGAttaatctggaggaatttgtgagaggaaaacattgttctggatgaaaaaaaaagaagcggatcaaaccGGGTTTAAGAGCACGCGAACGGGGAGTACAAGATTTGAGGATGAAACAAATTGCTCCCAGTGAAGTTTTATTCTGGATTCATAACCATTGGTAACTGTGTACAGCAGGTTCTATCCTAATAAAACGCAACTCTTTTCTCCGGTCATAAATTTCATTTTATGTCACCAGTTTTACCTATGTGACATGCTATTTAGTAAGAATGAAACTTTCGTGACACTTACACTTAGAATAGCCGTAATTTTGCAATGTCAATGACTGAAATTTCACACCAATTTTTTACCTTTTCGGGCCACAGTTATCAAAAGGACCTCTGGCGTGGTCCTTAGACCACTATTATTGCCAAGTTTTATGCTGCAATTTTCAAGACTTCCACACTATCTAAAGCGGTCGGGACTGTTGAATGAAATAGAGTTTCATAGTGCACATTTCATTTCGGAGTTTTACAGGCTACCAATAGCGTACAATGCATAGGATTGGATGTGGTCATATGAAATGAAACACTCAAACCCCAGTGCCATTTTGAACATATTTCATAGTTTTGGAAACATTGTACATCCAATTTTATCCCAATGAAACCCATTTTTCTTCTCTCTTTATAAATTTCTttatcatatcatcatttttGTCTACATAGTTTGAAAACTCACGGAAAACCAGTAACCACATGCCAGCACCCAAATAAGCAACGGGGCTTAGGTACATAGCAAAATGTAACAGCATGTATCCACATAGATGAatagtcagcctgttcgcttggtcgtaaacgatcataaatttccaggtagaacaatatttttctctcacactaaaccagccagcagtaataatccacgatcgtatacgatcgtatcagcaccagccgaacaggctagtAATGATAGATTTCCAAACAATAACATTTATAATGACatggtttagttttttttttaatcatGATTTGGTTCAAATTAGCCCTTAGTTCTATTAGATCCACAGCGGATCAACTTTGACTATTCTGATACATCCTCCTGCTTTCACCTCTTGAAACACAGTTTGCGTGTACCTGGGGACCGAGCCGTAGCTCGGTTGGTGAGCGCTGCGGGTGCGGACGAAGTCATGGATGGTCTCGGTGATCCAAGAAGGACGTGGTTGTTATCTGTGTAGTTGTAGATCTGGTGGTGTGCGTGCTGTAGCGTGAGTGTGTATCTGTGCATGAACAGCTGTGTACCCAGACGAGaggctttcaaaaaaaaaagtttgcaaaaaaaaagtttGCGTGTACCTTGTTGGCTGGCAGAAATCAATTGCCGGAATGTTCAATTACGCTAGTAGCTAGTACATCTGTCATCCCTCATTCAGTAAGTTTTTTTTTAACTCCCTCATTCAGTAAGCTGATTCACATATCCACGCACCATTTAGCAATGGTTTCGGCATGCTTACCATGTTGTTTCACTTCACATGCTAGTATGCGTATGATGCGAGGCACTCATCGAGTGGGTATGGAAACCCTACAACTCAGTTACAGAGGGCCAAAAAAAAGGCTAAATTCATATATATGCTAAGGTTCACCTCCAACCAACGGCAAGCAAAACGGGTCAATTGCCGGCTTACTCAAGTAATGTATATCATAACTTTCTTGCTTAATGAAGAGATCAATAGAAGAGAGATTCTCCTTTAGGAAACTAGAAATGACCCTCCAGCTACCAAGACTATGGGTACAAGATAGATAAACAGAATATACAGCTAGAGCCGAAATGCATCCATCAGCAATGTTCAGAATGCTGAGGCTGACACTCATTCTGGACAGATCTCCCTGAAAATGGGGAGCCTGCGACGACCACTGTCACCGTAGAGAGCTTCAGTGATTTCATCGCCCTCCACGGCTGGTTCTGGATCAGCAGATGACTTGAGAGTTGAAGGCGTAACTTCTGGTCCTGGCATTGGGAGCTCTGCATTGGTCGCTATGACACTGCCCTCTGGCAACTGAAGTTCAGCAGGAAGCTTGACCGAGGTGGAGGCACCGAGAACTGTAGTAGGAAGATTGCTACTTGTCTGCGGCGGGGAGACGAAAGAAATGCGGTTTTCTGAATCCTGAAAACCTGGTGCGCCAGTAATCCGGCCAGCCTGTGCAACATATATTATAAAGCCAAGTAAAAGTATGTTAGTATAAATTCAACTCAGGAGAATTGGGCAAAAGAATGATGCTAGTGAACGATACTGTGCATTATCTATGGTTGCTTTGCTTGACAATGATGCACtgatctgaaaaaaaaaacatgctaaACCATTGGATAAGACAGACAGGTCAGCtaaaagaatgaaaaaaaaaactcagcaCATCAGGGCATGTTCAAATGCTGATACTGGGTCTTATAAAATGCCTAGTCCACATACTCTTTCTCTTTGTATTGCAACTTGCatacttagggcatgtacaatGCAAGAATGTTTAAATAGACGTTTAAAGAAAGAACAATTAAGCGCCTACATATGAGTCCTAATTTTACGATGGCAACAACTAAATTTTCACACCAATCTCCAATTTTTTTCAAGCCACAACTGTTAGCTGTTTTGCTGAAAAAGGATCTCAGGCATCGGTGCTTGAGCTAGCAGTGATGCCACTGCAAGAGCTCATTGAGGTTTCGTCTACCAGGGCACGGAAACCAGTAAGGCAGTAACTGCCTGCAAGAGCCCAAGTAAAGCATCGGCGTTGTACATGCCCTTAAGCAGCGATGCCACAGCAAAAGCTAGTTTAGGCATTGTCCACCAGGGCACGGAAAACCAGCAAGGCAGTAACCGCCAAGCGCCCAAGCAAGCATAGGCGTTGTAAATGCCCTTAAGCAGCGATGCGGCCGATGCCACAGCAAAAGCTAGTTGAGGCATTGACCACCAGGGCACGGAAAACCAGCAAGGCAGTAACCGCCTGCAAGCGCCCAAGCAAGCACCGACGTTGTGCGTGCCCTCATAGATTGTTTCCAACTAAAGCAACCAGTAACGGACCTATCTGTCTGGTAATGCACCTCAAAGGACATTACCTAACATGAATGGCCTGATAAGGAAAAGATAAAAGAAATTTACACTTGAGCTTTGACACCAGAACTGGATTAACTAGTTTGCACGGTAATATTAAATGGCAAGAATACACATAAGTCATGTATATCTGAAATGTAATGGGATCTCCAGTGCTGTAAAATGGTGGATAGCAACACTCTGGGGATGTGGCTTCCTCTGCAGAAACAACGGGACTACAAATAACCGAACCAAATCCTAAACTCTGTCCTTTTCTGAAGAGAATAACACCATGAACTTCTCTTTCACTAGAAAGAATGACAAACAATGTACTTTCAGAAGCTCAATTAAAGCAAATCCATAACTATTCACAAGAGTGTGTCACAGTAAAATTAAATAATGTTAACTGTGATGCGTTCCTAAAATCCGAAGTCTTAGTAAATGATAATGAAGTAATTCTCATAATAGATTAATAAATTGCCGATCTGTATATCtagaactagaattatggtaaCCAAAGCAAAAGCTATTGTCTATGCAAAAGCAAATTGTCTGAGATATTGCATTAGAACATGTGTACCCTCTCAGCAAAAACGTGGTCCACATGTCCATAAGCTGGCTTGATGATATCCAATCTAGCGGTAAACCACTTTGAGCAACCCTTAACTCCAAGGACTCAGTTCAACTACATTCCACACTATAATTAACAGGAAATTCCTTGAAGCAAAGCATAGAAATCATGCAACCATGGCATTAACCAAACTAATCTTACCTATGATCCAACCACTAAGGCCAATCACAAATCTTTACTACCCTTCAGCTAGTGACTAATCAGACCCCAAATTGTCAATGAAACTAGATCTGGAGAGCAGCACAAGTACCTCATGTTTGGAGCCGTAGTGGCTGACGCCAGGTGCCCAAACCCCATCATCCGCTGCCAGGTACGCCGCCCTCATCTGCGGGGGCGGCGGTGGCATCGACTGCGGGGAGTAGAGGAGGACGCGGCTGTCCAGGTCCGCGGAGGCGGCGAAACAGGAGCGGCGGTAGCGGAGGAGCGAGGCGTCGAACCCGAGTTCGAGACCGCCGGAAGACGACGACGAAGAGTACCCAGACACGCCGCCTTCCCGGCCGGCCACGGCGTCAAAGGCCGGCGTGAGGTAGGTCCTCAACGACGGCGAAGAGAGtcggcgctgccgccgccgcgccgctgaCTCGCCAGCCCACCTGCTGCTGCCGGGGGACGCGGGGACGTACTCGAAGTCCATCGCGGCGAGCCCGTAGCTCTCACGCGGAGCTGCGCACCAAATCGCCGCAAGGGTTAACGCCTGGAGAGGGGACGAGATTGGGAAAGCGAGAGATTCGCGGATGCGGGTTGAAATTTGAAAGAAAATTGGACTCCTTCGAAATTTCGGGACTCCGAATCCTAAAGAAAAAAACCCTCCCCCGAAAACGCCCCCACGCGGCCAACGAGGGTTGCGGACTCACGATGAATCCGCGGTTGCGTTCGTAAGAGCAAATTCCTTTCGCGGGGCTCGAGGGATTCGAAAaaaattcataaaaatcataaaactttgattgaaaaaaaataaaaagagttGATACATGGACTACGAAACCGGATCCTCCAAAGACTGCAGCACGAGCTAGCAGTTCCTGAAGTCCAAACCCTTGAACAGGGCAGCACGAACTGGCAGGTCAAGATCTATAAATGTAAAGGATTCAAACGAGTCCAGGAACAAATCAGGAACGGATCAAAAAACAGAGCAACCTGGATCTCACATGCACAAACAACCAAAAATGGACAAAATCTGCCCACAAGAAAACCTCGGTAAGAGCGCATTGATTGAACTAGCTCCAGAAATTTTATTAGCataaaaaaataaatgaaaaGGCACATAAAAAAGTCCAAACTTTAGATCATGACAGGGATTGGGACGGTGATACGAGGCTGATGCTCACCTTGCATCGTTGGCAGCTTCTGGAAGGCCTCCTCACTCCTCAGTCCTCGCTACTTTCCGCCGCTCTCGCCCGCAAGGTCAGGCAGCCATTGGTGGCGGCTGCTTGTTCGCTTCGGCCGGGCGGGAAGTTTTCGGGAAGTGAAGACGAAGCGAGGCGGATACGAAGGAAAGCGAGGCAGGCCAGGTCAAGTACACGTGGCCCTTGCTGCTCCTCCTCGGATTCCTTTTACTTGGGCATGGCAGTTACTCGGACAGTTGGGCCTGCACTTCATTTTAGGTTGGCAAAAGTCCACGTTACATCCGTTAATTTTTTCGAAAGTATGATTTTTCTCTCTAAACTCTAAAATCGGCTAAACCATCTCCTAGAACTTTTATAAACCGTTCGTTTTATCTCCCTGACCGGTTATAAGTGGttttttttgtctttttcttttttatttattttagataaatttttaaaaaatcataataaatcacaaaaaatataaaatagAAAATTTGATTTTGTTGAaatcctgaaaggtcctaatggctagaagggggtgaatagcctattaaaaatttctacaataacacttaacaaaccgattagataa
Above is a genomic segment from Miscanthus floridulus cultivar M001 chromosome 3, ASM1932011v1, whole genome shotgun sequence containing:
- the LOC136547280 gene encoding uncharacterized protein isoform X1, producing the protein MQAPRESYGLAAMDFEYVPASPGSSRWAGESAARRRQRRLSSPSLRTYLTPAFDAVAGREGGVSGYSSSSSSGGLELGFDASLLRYRRSCFAASADLDSRVLLYSPQSMPPPPPQMRAAYLAADDGVWAPGVSHYGSKHEISASLSSKATIDNAGRITGAPGFQDSENRISFVSPPQTSSNLPTTVLGASTSVKLPAELQLPEGSVIATNAELPMPGPEVTPSTLKSSADPEPAVEGDEITEALYGDSGRRRLPIFREICPE
- the LOC136547280 gene encoding uncharacterized protein isoform X3 translates to MQAPRESYGLAAMDFEYVPASPGSSRWAGESAARRRQRRLSSPSLRTYLTPAFDAVAGREGGVSGYSSSSSSGGLELGFDASLLRYRRSCFAASADLDSRVLLYSPQSMPPPPPQMRAAYLAADDGVWAPGVSHYGSKHEAGRITGAPGFQDSENRISFVSPPQTSSNLPTTVLGASTSVKLPAELQLPEGSVIATNAELPMPGPEVTPSTLKSSADPEPAVEGDEITEALYGDSGRRRLPIFREICPE
- the LOC136547280 gene encoding uncharacterized protein isoform X2, translated to MDFEYVPASPGSSRWAGESAARRRQRRLSSPSLRTYLTPAFDAVAGREGGVSGYSSSSSSGGLELGFDASLLRYRRSCFAASADLDSRVLLYSPQSMPPPPPQMRAAYLAADDGVWAPGVSHYGSKHEISASLSSKATIDNAGRITGAPGFQDSENRISFVSPPQTSSNLPTTVLGASTSVKLPAELQLPEGSVIATNAELPMPGPEVTPSTLKSSADPEPAVEGDEITEALYGDSGRRRLPIFREICPE